The Pyrus communis chromosome 9, drPyrComm1.1, whole genome shotgun sequence genome has a segment encoding these proteins:
- the LOC137745248 gene encoding histone deacetylase HDT1-like: MEFWGAEVKSGQSLVVEPGKKLLHLSQGCLDDLKKAKGSDPISLFAKIGNQKLALGFLSADKYPQLMFDIVFDQKFELSHNWKNGSVHFTGYKSLGNEESDSEEEDAPPIRAPTLVDKGKAKVNGTEVAKKPSISEQKEASSDDDDESDDEEFGDQSLAKGDSGEDFDESDDDSDSDDETDDSDEDEETPKKADVGKKRPAESTKTPANDKKPKFVTPEKTGSKKGSVHTATPHPSKQTGKKPATSDQSKQQASKPSGAFHCQPCNRSFNSDGALQSHTKAKHSAAK; encoded by the exons GTGCTGAGGTAAAAAGTGGTCAGTCTCTTGTTGTTGAACCTGGTAAAAAGCTCCTGCACCTTTCACAG GGTTGTCTTGATGACCTTAAGAAAGCGAAGGGAAGCGATCCTATTTCACTCTTTGCGAAAATTGGCAATCAGAAGCTTGCCCTTGGATTTCTTTCTGCTGATAAATACCCGCAGTTAATGTTTGATATTGTGTTTGATCAGAAATTTGAGCTATCCCATAACTGGAAAAATGGGAGCGTCCACTTCACTGGATACAAGTCTTTGGG TAATGAGGAGTCCG ATTCTGAAGAGGAGGATGCACCACCTATTAGGGCACCTACTCTGGTTGATAAGG GAAAGGCAAAGGTGAATGGTACTGAGGTAGCTAAGAAACCTAGTATATCTGAGCAAAAGGAAGCTAGTagcgatgatgatgatgaatctgATGATGAAGAGTTTGGTGATCAG TCCTTGGCTAAGGGAGATAGCGGTGAGGATTTTGACGAAAGTGATGATGATTCTGATAGTGACGATGAAACTGATGACAGTGATGAGGATGAAGAGACTCCGAAGAAG GCTGATGTTGGCAAGAAGCGACCTGCTGAGTCTACTAAAACACCTGCTAATGACAAGAAGCCAAAGTTCGTTACTCCTGAAAAGACTG GTAGCAAGAAAGGCAGCGTCCACACCGCAACTCCTCACCCTTCAAAGCAGACTGGGAAAAAACCAGCTACTTCCGATCAGTCAAAGCAACAGGCTTCTAAACCAAGCGGTGCCTTCCATTGCCAACCCTGCAACag GTCGTTTAACTCCGATGGTGCGTTGCAAAGCCATACAAAGGCAAAGCACAGTGCTGCAAAGTGA